GCAGGTTTGCCATTGTGTTACCTCAACTACTTATTATTTGTATTATACATAAAATATGTATTTTGACGAGTGGGAATAATATTCGTGCTCACGCCACTATTCAGCGCACACCTACCCGTACTGGTGCAACCCCGCACCATTAAAGTGCTGACACTATTTACGAAAAACCCCAAAAAACCGCATTATTTCCCATGTGCGCTTGCAACATTGTCGACATTTATTGATAATCCACCACTTCTAGCGTCTGCTTAGGGTGCGGGCGCATTTCCCCTCAAGAGCGTTGTTGCAGCACATGAAAATCACAAAAGGTCTGGATTTGCCCATTACGGGTAAGCCGGAACAAGCGGTTTATGCACACCCTGCCCCCCAGACGGTTGCCGTGTTGGGGCGTGACTTCCACGACTTGCGCCCTGCTTTGCAAGTTCAGGAAGGGGATCGGGTAAAACGTGGACAAGTTCTGTTCACTGACCGCAAGAGTCCGGGCGTTAATTTCACTTCACCGGGCGGCGGTGTCATCAAAGCGATCAACCGTGGCGCAAAACGGGTGTTGAACTCGGTCGTCATTCAGTTGGATGCGCAGGAAGAGGCGGTCAGTTTCCCCGCCTATTCCCCTGAGCAATTGTCGACACTGGATGCCGATACCATCCGCCAGCAATTGCTGGATTCCGGGCAGTGGATTGCGTTTCGTACCCGGCCTTACAGTAAAGTTCCTAAAGCGGACAGCATTCCCACCTCTATTTTCGTGACCGCGATTGATACCTACGCGATGGCAGCCGACCCCTTGATCGTGATTAACGAACAGGCAGAAGCGTTTCGCAGTGGCTTGCAAGTGATTGCCAAACTCGCGCCGCAAGTGTTTGTTAATCATGCGGAAGGGGCAACAATACCGCGTGTTGAAGCCAACCACATCCGTTACAACGGTTGGTCGGGGCCGCACCCGGCGGGTTTACCCGGTACGCACATCCATTTCCTTGATCCCGTCAGCGAACACAAAACCGTGTGGCACATCGGCTATCAGGATGTGATTGCGATTGGCAAGCTTTTCACCACCGGCACGCTGTACGTGGAACGCATTATTTCACTGGCAGGCCCAACGGTATTAAAGCCGCGCTTGCTGCGTACCCGTTTGGGCGCAAGCACCGATGACATTGTGGAAGGGCAACTCGATTGCCAGCAATGCCGCGTGATTGCCGGTTCATTGTTGGCGGGGTTCCGTGCAGCGGGTTGGAGCGCGTATCTGGGGCGTTACACCGTGCAAGTGGCGGTGATTGCCGAAGGGCAGCCGCGCTTGTTCCTGCATTGGTTGAACCCCTTGCTCAAGCAGTT
The sequence above is drawn from the Thiothrix subterranea genome and encodes:
- a CDS encoding Na(+)-translocating NADH-quinone reductase subunit A, which produces MKITKGLDLPITGKPEQAVYAHPAPQTVAVLGRDFHDLRPALQVQEGDRVKRGQVLFTDRKSPGVNFTSPGGGVIKAINRGAKRVLNSVVIQLDAQEEAVSFPAYSPEQLSTLDADTIRQQLLDSGQWIAFRTRPYSKVPKADSIPTSIFVTAIDTYAMAADPLIVINEQAEAFRSGLQVIAKLAPQVFVNHAEGATIPRVEANHIRYNGWSGPHPAGLPGTHIHFLDPVSEHKTVWHIGYQDVIAIGKLFTTGTLYVERIISLAGPTVLKPRLLRTRLGASTDDIVEGQLDCQQCRVIAGSLLAGFRAAGWSAYLGRYTVQVAVIAEGQPRLFLHWLNPLLKQFSILNVFLRPDVRHASFAMTTTQHGSHRAMVPIGNYEEIMPLDILPTQLLRSLLVRDTVMAQQLGALELDEDDLALCTFVCHSKYEYGPALRDCLRMLEKGE